GGTAATAGTTTAGCGCCGATAAGTTAATTATAGTAAGCAAAAAAAGCGACAATTTGTCGCTTTTTTTAGTTGCAAAATGGGGCTTGAGTTGGGCTAACTAAACGCCTCCATATACGACACGAGATCGCGCGCCACAACGTCCATTTTTTTACCTTTATCCATGGCCATTTTGCGCAGCATTTTATGAGCATCATTTTCTGAAATGCCTTTTTGCTGCATGATTAAACCTTTTGCTCGATCTAACCACTTCCGATTTTCTAGCTTATCTTTGACTTCTGATAATTCACTACGTAATGCTTGCACCTCGTTAAATCGGGCAAAGGCAATTTGTAGTGTCGCCTCAACGTGATAAGGCAAACGATCAGACGCAATATAAGCGTTTATTTTCGAGTCGATTACGGCCTTGATCATATCGTGGGTTGGGTACTCAACATAAAACACGATAGGTTTAGGTGTGATCTGTTGAATAATGTTTAACGTCGCGATATGACTGGGTTTTATCCGGTCGACATCCAAAATAATGACATCAGGGTCGAATGATTCTAGTTTCTGTAAAACGAAATTATCGACCACCATAGGCAAGACGCTGTAGCTTGCCGTGAGTAGCGCATCTTTGATGCTACGTTCAAATTCTTCAGATTCAACAAATAACAGCGCTGTTTTGTCACTTTGAACCTGAGGATGGTATATGTTTTCCATAATAACTAACTTTTATTGGAGACTGAAAACTAAGCACGCCATTGTGCAAATAGGTTTAAGCAAAAAATATACCTATATGTAATTCCCTTTAATATCAGTGGGTTGTATCTGTGGTTGTGACGATTTTGGTGCGTTTTCACTCATTACCCCAAATTAGTGCACCAGATTGGCAAATGATTTTTTTCTTATTTTGCTGTTGGGGTAAATCTGGTTTCTAATCCTGCTTACGAGTATAGTTGCAACATTCATCGACTTGTGGGGTATATCGGTGGCAGAGCCATTTAAAAATTACATAAAAGCCGTAGGTAAAGGGCACAAAGCAGGACGTTATTTAACTCAGCTAGAAGCTGAAGATGCAATGGCGCAAATGCTCAGTGGTCAAGCGACGCCAGAGCAACTGGGTGCATTGCTGATGCTGTTACGCGTTCGTGAAGAATCAGTTGAGGAATTAGCGGGTTTTTTAACTGCCTGTCGTAGTGCGGTTAAAGACGAGTTTAAAGCGCTGGATTGTGTCGATCTTGATTTGGGTTGTTACGCTGGCAAGCGCCGTCATTTGCCTTGGTTTGT
This genomic window from Saccharobesus litoralis contains:
- a CDS encoding ANTAR domain-containing response regulator, giving the protein MENIYHPQVQSDKTALLFVESEEFERSIKDALLTASYSVLPMVVDNFVLQKLESFDPDVIILDVDRIKPSHIATLNIIQQITPKPIVFYVEYPTHDMIKAVIDSKINAYIASDRLPYHVEATLQIAFARFNEVQALRSELSEVKDKLENRKWLDRAKGLIMQQKGISENDAHKMLRKMAMDKGKKMDVVARDLVSYMEAFS